The following proteins are co-located in the Malus sylvestris chromosome 13, drMalSylv7.2, whole genome shotgun sequence genome:
- the LOC126595474 gene encoding MADS-box transcription factor PHERES 2-like has translation MTRNKVKLAWIVNDNARKSSFKKRNACLVKKMSELTTLCDISAFVIVYGEDGEESTVWPDRMVVEQLIARFQNIADLERWKKMMNQETYLKDRATKMQEQIRKIMKKNNELNTSNVLRQIIQKGKPLLEFDDNVLTGVVFSLEERMKEIRKRIDYFEQANPNHSPSTPSQWGGDQSEMISQIGSDFPESLFMYKDLGKQIQNNYGPTVSVRSDIAIPPISLFGNFTIANDMGMPLWNLGGNCDGSDLGLPKKIRSVEGPGSGVGDDMGVHSGFFKYQNYVGSDNKYGNFKESRPFWDWGVGGDGSDKGLTSMNSEGMDGGTGMELEVFPSYATKVAGITSNVGCDLGLDMTSYNEDTGFRIGDDKAGSNNGVFGHLPRQFNIGVRTESHKDLPSACFGGNGAGSDVRLLPGLFAGSNAGSDVGHPYNVSESWQFPFSSP, from the coding sequence ATGACTAGAAATAAGGTCAAGCTTGCATGGATAGTGAATGATAATGCTAGAAAATCTAGCTTTAAAAAGAGAAATGCATGCTTGGTGAAGAAAATGAGTGAACTAACCACCTTATGCGACATCAGTGCCTTTGTCATTGTTTATGGCGAAGACGGTGAGGAGTCAACTGTGTGGCCGGATCGCATGGTGGTGGAACAATTGATTGCAAGGTTTCAAAACATAGCAGATCTGGAGCGGTGGAAGAAAATGATGAACCAAGAGACTTACCTGAAGGACAGGGCAACCAAAATGCAAGAGCAAATCAGAAAGATTATGAAAAAGAACAATGAGCTGAACACAAGTAATGTCTTGCGCCAAATTATTCAAAAAGGTAAGCCCCtgcttgaatttgatgataATGTTCTAACTGGCGTGGTTTTTTCTTTAGAAGAGAGGATGAAAGAAATCCGAAAACGTATCGATTATTTTGAGCAGGCGAATCCTAATCATTCTCCAAGTACTCCTTCACAATGGGGTGGAGATCAGTCTGAAATGATAAGCCAAATTGGAAGTGATTTTCCCGAGTCTTTGTTTATGTACAAAGACCTGGGAAAGCAAATTCAGAACAATTATGGTCCTACTGTTAGTGTTAGGAGTGACATCGCGATACCACCTATCTCGCTCTTTGGTAATTTTACTATTGCAAATGACATGGGGATGCCTCTTTGGAACTTGGGAGGCAATTGTGATGGAAGTGATTTAGGGTTGCCTAAGAAAATAAGGAGTGTTGAAGGTCCTGGAAGTGGCGTTGGGGATGACATGGGGGTCCATAGTGGATTCTTCAAATATCAAAACTATGTTGGAAGTGACAACAAATATGGAAATTTTAAGGAGAGTCGTCCTTTTTGGGACTGGGGAGTCGGTGGGGATGGAAGCGATAAAGGGTTGACTTCGATGAATTCTGAAGGCATGGATGGTGGAACTGGGATGGAGCTAGAGGTTTTTCCTAGTTATGCGACTAAAGTTGCAGGTATTACTAGTAATGTGGGATGTGATCTAGGGCTCGATATGACGTCTTACAATGAGGATACTGGATTTCGTATTGGGGACGACAAGGCTGGATCAAACAATGGAGTATTTGGGCATTTGCCACGTCAATTCAACATTGGAGTCCGTACGGAAAGTCATAAAGATCTGCCTTCTGCATGTTTTGGAGGTAATGGTGCTGGAAGTGATGTAAGGCTACTTCCAGGACTATTTGCAGGTAGCAACGCTGGGAGTGATGTTGGGCATCCTTACAATGTTAGCGAAAGTTGGCAGTTTCCCTTCTCTTCACCTTGA